The Primulina eburnea isolate SZY01 chromosome 18, ASM2296580v1, whole genome shotgun sequence genome segment GCtggtttttatattttaaaagttgCGAGGTGTTAATATGATAGCCCGTCTACTTTTAACTTCCTTGAAAACATGAACATGTGATGATGGTGATGCCCTTAGCCTAACTTCTTCACTTCTCTTGTCTTCTTCAAATCCCCCAAACATATTCCAAGATTCTTGCTGCCTTATCTTTCTTTCTATCAGGATTTATCAACAACTCCGAGTTTCAGGAATGGCTGCCACGTTATGCACATTACTGGCTCATTCCTCGGCGTCCAGTCTTTCTGTTTCGCCAAAACTTTGTTCACGAATCAATACCCATCTTCAGATTTATCGGGAGCTCCCTTTTTCTCCGCTAGCTCCTGATTTTAGGCTCCGGGTTCCCCCCACAAGAGGGCTTTTTGCTGTATCATGTTTCAAGAATGTTAGCGATGAAAAGCCTTTGAAAAAAGTGAGCTTTATTCTTTATGCCAATATACTGGAAAATTGCGGTGTGATTTATCTTTATGGATAGTTTAATTGTGGAAGCAAAGGGCTTAGAATGATTTGTGATGAGGATCGTGGTcgccattttttttattgtgtgATAAATGAGGATTGTATATTGGAATGAAAGCATGTGCTTCTTTTTTGTACTATGTTTCATGCTATACTGGTATATTAACAATAATATAGAGATTTAATATCTCAAACACAGCAAACCAAGGTTGGAATCCTCCACCCTTGAATTCTGTGATTCATCTGTTTTGTAAGTTGTAACAATGGCTTGAGATGTGAGTTGTGCACTGTTGTGGCTGGAGGCATCGTGTCTCCTTTAGTGAGTAGAATTCCATGAACACGGCACTAGCCACTCTTATTTTTCTGTTTAGGTCGAGAACACTGGCTTTTATCCGTAATTACTCTGTTTTAATACTGACTGTTTTTATTGCCATTCTCCACAACTGGATATCCTTTATCTGTTCTTTATAATTTTGATCGAATCAGTCAGTTGTTATGGTGGGTTTGTTGTGTTTTCACAGGAGAGTGGATTGAACTGGCAAATATTGAAACAATGGGATGTACCATGGAACTGGCAAACAATATCTCTCACCTCCCTTGCATGTGGATTGAGGTGCATTACTGGCTAATACGCCTAGAGTATTATCATTTTACCACAAGTAGTACTGTTCACAATCCTGATATTTCTTGGTGTCGCTAATGAGTAATCTTAGTTAGTGCTTGTTCAAATGAGAGGACTCCTTAATTTATGGAAATATGTTGAGTTTGAGAATGTTTTAAGATTACATGCAAAATGAGACTATTTTGGCTCGGCAGACTAAATATTCCTCAGACAGTTTTGTTTTGACAGGACTCATTGAGGCAGTCGCAATACCATTTTCAGGAATCAAAATTGAAGAGTTAAGTTTGGATGAGAAGGCAGAAATTTTGTTTGTGGATCAAGCGTATGTTTATACTCTAGCTTTATTTGTTTGGGTTTTTGGTTATTCATTATTTATGTACCGCGATTTACCGTCCACATTGATTCTGACTTTTCCCTCTTTATCTATTGTAGCATCGCAACTGCTGTAGTTCTTGGAGTTCTATTTAGCCTTACTAAGTCATACTCTCCCCTCCCGGATGAAATATATCGTTATGGTAATGAACACGACATATATTGTTTATTATAGTGATCCCTCTCTGTTGCTAAATTTCAACGACTTCAGGATAATTTGCGCGGAAATGTCTCTGCAATCAATTACTTAAATTGAATGTTAAGAGTTTAGACATGCATGAGTATTTATTTGACTCTTTTGTTGGGAATTGGACAATCATTAGAGTATATTACTTAGAATGGATATCAAAATATGTGAGTTAAGATATGACtattttatgtttcagatttgaaagaACCGTTCAATCTTAAGAAAGGTTGGTTGTTATGGGCTGGGATTGGTCTTGGTGGCGCCATAGCCACTATAGCCTTGACGGGAGTTGCAGTATCTTTTTTCAGTGGTGAGACTCCTCCAAGAGAGGTCAGCATATAAGCACACTATGCTCTTGTCTTATGCCGACATGCTGCACATAATAAGAAAGAAAAGTAGTAGCTTTTAGGTGCTTTtctgtactttttttttttatcaatataGGCTAATCTTTAAACTCTAAACAGTTCAATTGTCAGCAATGGTTCAACCTTAACTGCTGTCACTAAATAAGGGCTTTTTTTAATCTCTTCGTCGAACCAAGTTGTTACCCATCTTTAATTAACTAGTTAATCCTCAATTTATTATTGACTTAAGAGTGGAACTCGTTTTGTTTTAGTTGTTTTACAAACTATTCTCTTCCTTTCGTATCATTTTATGTGCAATATTTAATACTACTCTACTTTGATATAGACTGATGCTCTCATCCGCTTGCTTCCATTGATTGGATCTTCGACCATCAGGTATTTGTCTGAAAAATGTTCCGATCTTCTTATGACCATGTTTTCAAAAGCCCTGTTGTGATTTGGCCATTGTTTTTACTCCTTAACCATGATATTATTTTGAGCATAATGAGAAGTGCAACTGATCATTCTATATTTTCAATGTAGCACTGCCTGCTTGGTGGGTATTACTGGCATACTCGCTCCCATTCTTGAGGAGACGGTCTTTAGAGGGTTCTTTATGGTGTCTTTGACCAAGTGGTATGGTTCCTAACGTCTCAACACTCTTAAATTTTACTTAAATTGGACTGCCTCTAGGTCAAAATTTGCTCGTGGCAGTTCAAAGACTTGAGCTGCACTCTATTTGCTCGTTGGTTTTTACCTGTCCTTCCTTTCCTACAGGGTGCCGACGCCCCTTGCTGTTCTTATTAGTGCTTCGGTATTTGCACTTGCGCATCTAACTCCTGGAGAATTTCCTCAGCTCTTTGTTCTTGGTATATATTCATCATCCCTATCATCAAGCAATAATCCAAACTCCACACATGATGTGAATTTAATTATTACTTTTTCCTGAATTGATCCAAATCTTTCGGCGAAAAATTCTCATTTGGCAAGTCATATAGTGTGTTAATTCTTTGTGGGAAGCGCCTCGATTGACGACATGGCGTGTAAAACAAGGTAAAGGCAGCTTTGGATGAACAAGGCTGAGTGGAGCTGGATATAAATAACTCTTCAGTGTTACATTCTTCAATTACAGTTGAATTTGGATTAAGCCCCTTGTATATTATGATTATCTAGGAACCGCTCTGGGATTCTCGTACGCTCAAACACGCAACCTTCTCACACCAATCACAATCCACGCCTTTTGGAATTCTGGGGTCATCTTGTTTCTCACCTTTCTTCAGGTGATTCCTCGTTTCGACAATATTTACCTTATTATCTACTTGCTTCATCTAAATGAATAATCATGTTTAGTTGCATTCGACTGAGATTTACTTTTCTGGATTCTTGTAGCTCCAAGGATACAATATCAAGGAATTGTTACAATCATACTGATACAGATATGCCACACCGCAGTATGTGTTTGCTGTATTGAACCAATTTTGGTACTCTTCTATTACCTTGAGAGATGTTTATGTTCAGAATGGATTTTCTTCATATGAGAAAACTCTCTCTGTTGCCTCGAAAAACGCCATTGACGATGCTTCTACTTGTTAGATATGTCAACTTGAATTTTGATTCAGAGATCGCTAATTTTAATACATACATCACTTGAACCGTGCTATGGCTTCTCGATGGATTTCCCGGAGGAAAAATGAAGAAATATTGGCCATTGGCCATGGAGAAGGAATAGATCTGGCAAATTTGATGTTGGATTCTTCTTGCCACCATTGAACTGTATGCCAATTATTACACCAGCAAGTGCTACAGTTGGGGAAATACAGACATTCTGATTGCATTCAAGATCATTAATTTTTCGTGAGCTGGACCCTGCAAACAATTCCAAAATGAAAGAAACGTGCAGTAAATTCATCCATCAAAGAATCAAACTCTAACGAAAATTAGCAAACCACTCATAGCTGATAAAGGCTCAATACTAGAATTACATCGAAGAAATCAACTGTGTTAATGTGCAATAGGGAAAACCACAAAATCTTCTTGAATTTTCGacaaactgaaaaaaaaaatagtcaCTCTTCGAGAATTCAAAGAAAATACAGAAAATTAGTTATGCTTTCAAGCCTCACAAATACAATTCCATGATTCCTAGGGCGATTGTAATACAAAACTAGTTCAGAATCTGGCTGGCACCTCAGCTTTTAGAAGCAAGCTTGTCCTTGGCTTTTTGTATCTTCAAAACTTTCTTCACGATCTTTTGTTCTTCCACCAAGAAAGCTCTAATGATCCTATATCAATGCATAGAGGATTGATGTTAGTATTTATCAGAAACAAACATTGAAAACAAACCTGAATTCATAAAACTTTCTAATGAACCTTTCCCGGACAGCACTACCAGACAACACGCCACCATATGGACGGTTCACAGTCCTCCGGTTTCGAGATAATCTAGACCTCTTGTACTCTGCAGGTCTTAAATGAGGAATCTGCCATATGACAAATAGTAGAGAACTTGCTGGTCAGTAAATTTAAGAACGGGAAAGCGAAGGACCAAAGCTTAGGATTTATAACATGAAAACTCAATGGTGATGGCAACTAATTTTCCAGATACACATAACAGCCTCACAAGACAATGCTAACCACCACAGCCTCACAACACAAAATACAATATTGTTTACTTGAAACTACTAGAAAAAGCAACTTCAGAGTTCACAGTTTACCTTCACCAAAAGATTCACAGCATAAATGTCAAGGATTCTTCACAATCAAGTTTCTCTGAAAATATCACATGCCAATAGGCTTATTGTCACCAACATAAACATGAGTGCATTCACTACTACACTATCATAGTCCATGTATAGCACGTGTCATAGTCATTAAAAGCCCTAATAGCACTTACCTAAGCTCAAAACTCAACAAGGTTCAGTTCATGTGCCCCAGAGCTCAGCTTTTTGATGAAGAGAATCCATTAACCGGAAAGTCCCAACATATGTGTGCATTAAAAGCTAGAGATACTTTTTAACTTCATCTTAAATTTTAGGATAGGAAAGTCAAGATGAAATGCAAGAAAATAGTCATCCGTCGTCGTGTATACACTAATTACAGGTTGTGTGTGTTCAATATTTACTAACATGTTGCTCATAAGCAGTGTTCTAAATTACGGTCAAAGCGGGTGTTTTAGGCGTGAGGCTGGTGTTTTAGGCGTGGCCCTTGACCCCGGGTGTTCTAAATGGCGGTCGAGGCAGATGTTTTAAGCCTGGCCCTCGACCGCACCGCCTACACATGAGGCGGGTGTGGGCAGGCAGTCAAGGCGGGTGGAAGCGGGCGAGGCGAGGCGAGGCGAGGCGGTCAAACATTTTTAAGTTGTAGTCAACAACATTTAAAAACCTAGTCAAagtcaactaattttaaatGTGCATGATGTCACCGACCGCCCTGCCACCGCCTCCCGCCATTTACAACCTTGCTCAAAAGGATGCCTCGCTTCAAATGTGCCTCCCTTTGCACATAGGTCCACTTCTAATAACTATGGTCTAGGTGTACTCGAATGTCATTGAAATTCAAGTATAAACTGAGTAATCCTGAATAGCATTAAGTGTTCATTTCAGTTACATTTTCTTAGTTACTTCTATATAATTATGATGCCAAATATTTCACCAATGAATACTGTGAGGAAGAAATTTTCTATTCCCATTTTCCACATTCCCCAAACCTTGAGAAATAAGCATATAAGAGTACACCATGCATAATGAAATTTGTTCATCATTCACTGCATCCACCAACACTTTCAACAAACACCGTCAAGACTTGTTAAACAATCACAGCCCACGCAAAAGGCTATTCAATCTTCCGGCTGATACAACATGCATAAGAATTCATAAAAATCTTAGAAAGTTGATCTTTTTTCCTCAAAGAAACATTTAAGAAATCTAAACCCCAGAAAAATGAAGCTCACATCACATGGAACAAAACAATCAATTCATTTAACTAAAGACACATTGAGACACAGAGATTagctggaaaaaaaaaagagaactaCCCCTTGGATTCTTTTTCCTGTAACAGGGCATTTAGGGCCACTAGCCCTCTTCTTAGTAGTCTGGTACACTAGCTTCCCACCTGTATTCACACAAATCACAAACAATCCATCAACAAAGCATGCAATCGACCAAAAAatgcaaaaattaaaaaaagatcGAATCCATCAAATTACTACGAAATCACTCCTTCTAGCTCAAGGTTTCAAAATTACCTGGGGTTTTCACGACGCGGTGTTGATTGGACTTGGTAGCATAGCTGTGGCGCTTCCTGTAGGTGAGCCGCTGCACCATTTTCACCTTTCTGGCGGATTAAGGGACTCCGAGGCGAAGAGGGAGCTCCGATGCTGGTAGGGGTCACTTAAACGGAGGGGACTGGATTGAAACCCTAGCATGTACGGCTGAGATCTTCCCTTTTTCTTTTGGTATAAATCCACGGCTGGGATTCGGAAAGGAGTTGCACTCGCTATGCTTAATTTTTCATGTAAAAAATGTGGGCTAAGACAATACGGATAAGGCTATTTATTCTTTAGCCCAATAACTTTGAGCCCAATTATGTTAGAAAGTCCTTAACATTATTGGGCCTTTTACAATTTGGGCCGCCAGTAGGATAATAATCACGTTATCATGAGATTCGACGTAAGCTTAAttacaacaaattttttttttaaaagacaaTATGAATTACAAGTCTCCATAATCGCATGAATTATCAATGGGTGTCGTTTTGAGTAAATTGGGAAAAAATCCAATCCAGGTTTCAAGTTAGGATTCAATCCCTGGGATATTAAAACTTAGTTCGCACTCTCCGATTTTGACAGAAGTGATCAAAAACATCCTTGATTTTATTCTGAGTCAGAAATGTCATctgagataaaatattttaatcataCGATAGTATTATTACTGTGTAACCAAATGTTAGAGGAGGAGATTTTCTCAAATTATGGATCCGTACATACGTTCAAGAATAATCATTTACAGATCTTATTCCAATACTTTAGAATATTTGAGATAAAGAAGATCTAATCAAGATTAGACATCGGGAGCAATGATGAACATATCAGAATCCTAAGGTAAATTTAATATTCAAAGTAATAAATTCCTAGAAATATTCTCGGATTACTCTAAACTCTCGGGAGATATTAGATAAATCCAAAAACGGTACAAAACTATGGCAATTGGCTATATATGTACCACGAAAAATTGAAGAAATCCTTTGAAACAAGATGAAATTCTTGGAACGTAATATTCAAACAATAATCTGAATTTTAGAACAACAATCAAGTTCTAGTAAAAAAGATCTAGAAAATAAGGTTACCACTATCTTTTAGTAGAACTTTCATTACATCAGAGGAGAAAGGtcaaagtagtagaaaaacctCTAATTGATGACAAAAAAATGATCAACTTATAAAAATTGTCTCAGAAAATAACCAATATGATGACAACTATAGAAAAGATTAGTTTAGATGGTCTTCAAGACCTTGTAGAGTCTTTTTGCAAACTTTAATATCGTAGATCTGAAGATGAACATAACTAGATGTGAAAATTCTAAcattcactacaagaaaaatggttttacgcagcacgtcatcaacaacgtgcattaaaagcatgcTGCGCATATTACTTTTAACTGTGTGTGCACTCATATGTGTGCTGTTAATATTGTTCCACTTGACAAAATAACGGCGTGTATTAAAAGTACATTGAAGATAGTAATATCGACAGCATGCATTTATGTGTgcttttaataaattatataaacgacAGCGTGCAGTTATATGTGAGATGTTAATAACCTATGCAATTTTCGCAGCGCACAATAAAgtcacgccgttaatagtattattaacaTGCATGCATGTTTATGTGGGATGTAAATAgtaaatcattttttaaaaaaacaatcttGTCCAGACATTAACGGCGTACATAAATCTCACGCCGTCAATATTATTATTCACGGCATGTATATTGCACGCTGCGAAAAATGGCGCCCaactatttagcgacggttttaataaaactggtcgcaatttttaaattagcgactgttttaCTTAAACAgtaaaaaccgtcgttaattttacattagcgacggtttaacgcaaccgtcgctaatagccaTATTACCAACTGTCGCTCATAGCGAAGGTTGTTGATAACCTTCGTTAATAGCAACGGTTTAATAAACAACCATCGCTAAGAGCGATGGTTTAATAAAAAACCATCGCTAATAACGATGTTATACAAAAAACTGTCGCAAATTGTATATAAATATCCGCATTTTTTATCCATTTTCCTCCacaccacttcacaacacttaaattttttctcTCTTAGCATAGTCAGATtgtaagttcttttaaaaaaattattaaattatgaaagtAATTATTTTATAAGTATTGTTAGCATAGTCATAttgtaagtttttttaaaaaatttattaaattataaaagtatttttttttaacaaaaaacatAGCGACGGAATTTTGAATTGTCGCTAAATTAGCAAGGATTTGTTACCTGTCACTAAAATTAGCGACAGGTTTTTGAACCATCGCTAATTATCAACGGTTttgtcaaaaaccgtcgctaattttagatGTTGCATTTATtattaacggcgtacattgCACGCTGCGGATAATTGTATTATGCATGCCGCATATAATAGTATTAACAGCGTGTAAATGTACACCGCGGATAgttttgaactttcaacagcTTGCAGTTGTACAGCGTGCAATGTGTTCCGCGGAAAGAGAATTTGCACGCTGCGAAAagtcatttttgttgtagtgattaATAGAATACCTTTACAAGAACCCCATAGGGAAAGTGTAGGATCCTATGattcaaatatggaaaaaaaaCCCAAACAAACTTCCAAACCGGTGGAGAATCATACCTAGCAGGAACACAACCAAggaggaatcaaatctcttcaCAGCAAAAACCCTATGAGAAGGTTGTTTTTAAACCAATACATACATAAGGGGTAGTGTTTAACCTTGATGTACTGAATTTCAAAAATAGAGAAGATCTCACAGACGATTAAACATCGGCTATGAGAAACAAAATAGGAATACTTGATCTCAATAAataaggattcattaaacttttagaaatTAGTAGTTAAAATTTCTTGCGGTCATGACTTTGGCAAAAACAAAAGAGTCAGTCCTAACTAGaaaatctcttagtgagatagtCAGAAGAATGATTACCCTATTTAACACACAATTTATTGTGGTAGAGTATTTTAACAGTCAAGACACagagaagaaaaaaattataatcaaGCTATGTATAGCCTTAAATTATATGACGTATGTTTAGTGGATTGATATATTATATgattcactaaatatagatgaaATTCAGGGGtcgaaaaaaatataataatgcaACTTTTCATCTCCAAAATGCAGCCCATAGAGAGAAATGCTAATAAGAGAATATGTCTCTGGCAATCCATATACCATAGCTAGACGAGACTcttttcttaaaataaaataggcaaaatggtgtcatatgacatcattacaaaagaattacaaatgaTTAAGAGGTATTAATAAACTTACTCCTTTATATATCAAAGAAATGATCTTCAATGATCATTGGAATTAAACCAcaaaggcaaaaaaaaaaaaaaaactttataaTTTCATCTTTATGCTAGAAGTAGGAGAAATGGAAgtagttcttggaaaccaacaACAAGTTGGTGTAGGAAAAAAGTCATATCTTACAAATATGTACAAAGAAGTGGACCATCAAAAAGTAGGGTGTCATCCCAAGTATTGAGCTTATCTCAAAGCACGAGATGAACACTTACAGAGAAAAATTTCAGAAGAGCTTGTTCCTGAGCTAATGAAAGGCTTAAagattgtaattgctggacatgtggagcaataTATCACATTTTGACCACTTGTCCAGAAAATGATAGAAAGAAAATAAACGCTTCAAACCAACTACCGGATATTGAAGAGGGATCTATTATCATGATCTTGTTCAAGTATATCAGTTTGAGTATATTGCCTCAGACGAAAGTATTTATGAGAAAAAGTAAGTTTTGAGTCAGGAAAAATCTGATTGAACAGAATCATAATCTGATTGAAGACGAAgtttcgacacgaaacgaaTGAACATATTTGTTTGGTTTCTTTATCCAGACAAtcatatctcataacatggtccaaggatcatgagataaaaattttcttatagAAATATCAAGAATTCTCTGCAAGACATGTAAAAATGTTCTTAGGAAATCATGGACTAAGAAACAAAAAGCATCACCTAATCCAAAAAGTCTCCAGAAAGGAAATGACAATCCCAATGGAACTTATGGGAAACTGAATGAAGATGCAACTAATTTCTTCTGAAAAAATTAAGGAAGAAttacaaaattaaaaataaaaatagagatAGAAATAGCACAGACCATGTCATtgattcatatcggagcaatctAGATTATAATCAAAGATATTTTTAAAGAAGAAATAGATTAATTcattgatattgctatatgcgataaTAGAATGGATAATCTTCAGGATTCGGTACTGGGAATCATCTAAAGAAATCTCCGTGTAAGAAAAATTATAGGATTAATTTATCCAAGAATTTCCTACAACCTGGCAAATCGAGTCAGTAATGtttttttattagaaatgagttcatTGAAGTACcagaaatatttgaaaaagtttctCAAGTAATTTATCCAGAAAAAATCGATGTTTTCTTTAATTCAGGAAACAAATATCTAGATCAAAGAAAAACTAATTCTTcaaataaatcaaagtcttag includes the following:
- the LOC140819448 gene encoding uncharacterized protein; this translates as MAATLCTLLAHSSASSLSVSPKLCSRINTHLQIYRELPFSPLAPDFRLRVPPTRGLFAVSCFKNVSDEKPLKKESGLNWQILKQWDVPWNWQTISLTSLACGLSFVLTGLIEAVAIPFSGIKIEELSLDEKAEILFVDQAIATAVVLGVLFSLTKSYSPLPDEIYRYDLKEPFNLKKGWLLWAGIGLGGAIATIALTGVAVSFFSGETPPRETDALIRLLPLIGSSTISTACLVGITGILAPILEETVFRGFFMVSLTKWVPTPLAVLISASVFALAHLTPGEFPQLFVLGTALGFSYAQTRNLLTPITIHAFWNSGVILFLTFLQLQGYNIKELLQSY
- the LOC140819449 gene encoding large ribosomal subunit protein eL34 encodes the protein MVQRLTYRKRHSYATKSNQHRVVKTPGGKLVYQTTKKRASGPKCPVTGKRIQGIPHLRPAEYKRSRLSRNRRTVNRPYGGVLSGSAVRERIIRAFLVEEQKIVKKVLKIQKAKDKLASKS